Proteins encoded by one window of Aphis gossypii isolate Hap1 chromosome X, ASM2018417v2, whole genome shotgun sequence:
- the LOC114122723 gene encoding uncharacterized protein LOC114122723 isoform X11, which yields MNRALILLLSIAFVVAESPYGGGSGNSNGNGRNGGYGGKGQYGGGNGGGVGSSSASPFFSGANQYGSQSGLSGAANNRYPSFGSKFGSNKGSYGGSNSRNNGRYGSGSTNGYGSGSSGSLGGTGRSTGGYGGGSSGSYGNGSPSSYGSGSSGSLGSSAGSLYGSGSSGGFGSGSSGSYGGGASGGFGSGSGSYGGGSSGGFGSGSGSYGGGSSGGFGSGSGSYGGGSSGGFGSGSGSYGGGSSGGIGSGSSGSYGGGSSGGFGSGSSGNYGSGGGGLGGGSLGSNDGYGAGGSGSYDQLGGANGNGLGGSGNDPLSEPANYEFSYEVNAPESGAIFGHKESRQGDEATGVYHVLLPDGRTQIVEYEADEDGYKPKITYTDPVGGYAGDRQSGNGGFGGSGNFGGNSGNSGGLYNNVNGGGSNGASYGGSSGNRYGGSGSSLGGGYGGSGGSSGGLGGGLGGGYGGSGSSSGGLGGGYGGSGGSSGGLGSGLGGGYGGSGSSSGGLGGGYGGSGSSSGGLGGGYGGSSSSSGGLGGGYGGSGGSSGGLGGGYGGSGSSSGGLGGGYGGSGSSSGGLGGGYGGSGGSSGGLGGGYGGSGSSSGGLGGGYGGSGGSSGGLGGGYGGSGSSSGGLGGGYGGSGGSSGGLGGGYGGLGSSSGGLGSGYGGLGSSSGSLGGGYGGSGGSSGGLGGGYGGSGSSSGGLGGGYGGSSGSNGGLGGGYGGSGGSSSGLGGSYGSNRNGLGSGSSY from the exons cGAGCACTAATATTGCTTCTATCAATTGCTTTTGTTGTTGCTGAATCACCATATGGTGGTGGGAGTGGCAATAGCAATGGAAATGGTAGAAATGGAGGATACGGAGGCAAAGGACAATATGGTGGAGGAAATGGCGGTGGAGTAGGATCATCATCAGCCAGTCCGTTTTTCAGTGGTGCTAATCAATATGGATCTCAATCTGGTTTATCGGGAGCAGCCAATAATCGGTATCCTTCATTTGGATCTAAATTTGGAAGTAACAAAGGAAGCTATGGAGGATCTAATTCACGGAACAATGGTCGATATGGTAGTGGATCGACAAATGGTTATGGAAGTGGTTCATCAGGTAGTCTAGGTGGCACTGGAAGATCAACTGGAGGTTATGGAGGTGGATCTTCAGGAAGTTATGGGAATGGATCACCTAGTAGTTATGGAAGTGGTTCTTCAGGTAGTTTAGGCAGTTCTGCAGGATCGCTTTATGGATCCGGCTCTTCGGGAGGATTCGGCAGTGGATCATCTGGAAGCTACGGAGGAGGAGCTTCAGGAGGCTTCGGCAGTGGATCAGGAAGCTACGGAGGAGGATCTTCGGGTGGCTTCGGCAGTGGATCAGGAAGCTACGGAGGAGGATCTTCAGGAGGCTTCGGCAGTGGATCAGGAAGCTACGGAGGAGGATCTTCGGGTGGCTTCGGCAGTGGATCAGGAAGCTACGGAGGAGGATCTTCAGGTGGCATCGGCAGTGGATCATCAGGAAGCTACGGAGGAGGGTCTTCGGGAGGCTTCGGCAGTGGATCATCTGGAAATTATGGAAGTGGTGGTGGAGGACTTGGTGGAGGATCCTTGGGCAGTAATGATGGTTATGGAGCCGGAGGTTCTGGATCATATGACCAACTTGGAGGAGCCAATGGTAATGGACTTGGTGGATCAGGAAACGATCCTCTTTcg gaACCAGCCAACTATGAATTTTCTTATGAAGTTAATGCGCCGGAATCTGGTGCTATTTTTGGTCATAAAGAAAGTCGTCAAGGTGATGAAGCTACTGGAGTGTATCATGTACTATTACCTGATGGTCGAACACAAATTGTTGAATACGAAGCTGATGAAGATGGATACAAACCTAAAATTACATACACTGACCCAGTAGGAGGATATGCCGGTGATCGTCAATCTGGAAATGGAGGCTTTGGTGGTTCAGGAAATTTTGGAGGAAATAGTGGTAATTCGGGAggtttatacaataatgttaatGGCGGGGGATCTAATGGTGCTTCATATGGTGGATCAAGTGGTAATAGATATGGTGGATCTGGAAGTAGTTTAGGAGGTGGATATGGTGGATCCGGTGGTTCAAGTGGTGGTCTAGGAGGTGGCCTAGGAGGAGGTTATGGAGGATCAGGAAGTTCAAGCGGTGGACTTGGAGGTGGGTATGGTGGATCTGGTGGTTCAAGCGGTGGCCTTGGAAGTGGCCTAGGAGGTGGTTATGGAGGATCGGGAAGCTCAAGCGGTGGTCTAGGTGGTGGATATGGAGGATCAGGAAGCTCAAGCGGTGGTCTAGGAGGGGGATATGGTGGATCCAGTAGTTCAAGCGGTGGCCTAGGAGGTGGATATGGAGGATCTGGTGGTTCTAGCGGTGGCCTAGGAGGTGGATATGGAGGATCGGGAAGCTCAAGCGGTGGTCTAGGTGGTGGATATGGAGGATCAGGAAGCTCTAGCGGTGGTCTAGGAGGGGGATATGGTGGATCTGGTGGTTCTAGCGGTGGCCTAGGAGGTGGATATGGAGGATCGGGAAGCTCAAGCGGTGGTCTAGGGGGTGGATATGGTGGATCCGGTGGTTCAAGTGGTGGCCTAGGTGGTGGATATGGAGGATCAGGAAGCTCAAGTGGTGGTCTAGGAGGTGGATATGGTGGATCCGGTGGTTCAAGTGGTGGCCTAGGAGGTGGATATGGAGGATTAGGAAGTTCAAGTGGTGGTCTAGGAA GTGGATATGGAGGATTAGGAAGTTCAAGCGGTAGTCTAGGAGGTGGATATGGTGGATCTGGTGGTTCAAGTGGTGGCCTAGGTGGTGGATATGGAGGATCAGGAAGCTCAAGCGGTGGTCTAGGAGGTGGATATGGTGGATCCAGTGGTTCAAATGGCGGTCTAGGAGGAGGTTATGGAGGATCTGGTGGTTCAAGTAGTGGCTTAGGTGGATCTTATGGTAGTAATCGTAATGGTTTAGGAAGTGGGTCatcttattaa
- the LOC114122723 gene encoding uncharacterized protein LOC114122723 isoform X7 has product MNRALILLLSIAFVVAESPYGGGSGNSNGNGRNGGYGGKGQYGGGNGGGVGSSSASPFFSGANQYGSQSGLSGAANNRYPSFGSKFGSNKGSYGGSNSRNNGRYGSGSTNGYGSGSSGSLGGTGRSTGGYGGGSSGSYGNGSPSSYGSGSSGSLGSSAGSLYGSGSSGGFGSGSSGSYGGGASGGFGSGSGSYGGGSSGGFGSGSGSYGGGSSGGFGSGSGSYGGGSSGGFGSGSGSYGGGSSGGIGSGSSGSYGGGSSGGFGSGSSGNYGSGGGGLGGGSLGSNDGYGAGGSGSYDQLGGANGNGLGGSGNDPLSEPANYEFSYEVNAPESGAIFGHKESRQGDEATGVYHVLLPDGRTQIVEYEADEDGYKPKITYTDPVGGYAGDRQSGNGGFGGSGNFGGNSGNSGGLYNNVNGGGSNGASYGGSSGNRYGGSGSSLGGGYGGSGGSSGGLGGGLGGGYGGSGSSSGGLGGGYGGSGGSSGGLGSGLGGGYGGSGSSSGGLGGGYGGSGSSSGGLGGGYGGSSSSSGGLGGGYGGSGGSSGGLGGGYGGSGSSSGGLGGGYGGSGSSSGGLGGGYGGSGGSSGGLGGGYGGSGSSSGGLGGGYGGSGGSSGGLGGGYGGSGSSSGGLGGGYGGSGGSSGGLGGGYGGLGSSSGGLGSGYGGSGGSSGSTGGGYGGSGGISGSGLGGGYGGSGGSSGGLGGGYGGLGSSSGSLGGGYGGSGGSSGGLGGGYGGSGGSSSGLGGSYGSNRNGLGSGSSY; this is encoded by the exons cGAGCACTAATATTGCTTCTATCAATTGCTTTTGTTGTTGCTGAATCACCATATGGTGGTGGGAGTGGCAATAGCAATGGAAATGGTAGAAATGGAGGATACGGAGGCAAAGGACAATATGGTGGAGGAAATGGCGGTGGAGTAGGATCATCATCAGCCAGTCCGTTTTTCAGTGGTGCTAATCAATATGGATCTCAATCTGGTTTATCGGGAGCAGCCAATAATCGGTATCCTTCATTTGGATCTAAATTTGGAAGTAACAAAGGAAGCTATGGAGGATCTAATTCACGGAACAATGGTCGATATGGTAGTGGATCGACAAATGGTTATGGAAGTGGTTCATCAGGTAGTCTAGGTGGCACTGGAAGATCAACTGGAGGTTATGGAGGTGGATCTTCAGGAAGTTATGGGAATGGATCACCTAGTAGTTATGGAAGTGGTTCTTCAGGTAGTTTAGGCAGTTCTGCAGGATCGCTTTATGGATCCGGCTCTTCGGGAGGATTCGGCAGTGGATCATCTGGAAGCTACGGAGGAGGAGCTTCAGGAGGCTTCGGCAGTGGATCAGGAAGCTACGGAGGAGGATCTTCGGGTGGCTTCGGCAGTGGATCAGGAAGCTACGGAGGAGGATCTTCAGGAGGCTTCGGCAGTGGATCAGGAAGCTACGGAGGAGGATCTTCGGGTGGCTTCGGCAGTGGATCAGGAAGCTACGGAGGAGGATCTTCAGGTGGCATCGGCAGTGGATCATCAGGAAGCTACGGAGGAGGGTCTTCGGGAGGCTTCGGCAGTGGATCATCTGGAAATTATGGAAGTGGTGGTGGAGGACTTGGTGGAGGATCCTTGGGCAGTAATGATGGTTATGGAGCCGGAGGTTCTGGATCATATGACCAACTTGGAGGAGCCAATGGTAATGGACTTGGTGGATCAGGAAACGATCCTCTTTcg gaACCAGCCAACTATGAATTTTCTTATGAAGTTAATGCGCCGGAATCTGGTGCTATTTTTGGTCATAAAGAAAGTCGTCAAGGTGATGAAGCTACTGGAGTGTATCATGTACTATTACCTGATGGTCGAACACAAATTGTTGAATACGAAGCTGATGAAGATGGATACAAACCTAAAATTACATACACTGACCCAGTAGGAGGATATGCCGGTGATCGTCAATCTGGAAATGGAGGCTTTGGTGGTTCAGGAAATTTTGGAGGAAATAGTGGTAATTCGGGAggtttatacaataatgttaatGGCGGGGGATCTAATGGTGCTTCATATGGTGGATCAAGTGGTAATAGATATGGTGGATCTGGAAGTAGTTTAGGAGGTGGATATGGTGGATCCGGTGGTTCAAGTGGTGGTCTAGGAGGTGGCCTAGGAGGAGGTTATGGAGGATCAGGAAGTTCAAGCGGTGGACTTGGAGGTGGGTATGGTGGATCTGGTGGTTCAAGCGGTGGCCTTGGAAGTGGCCTAGGAGGTGGTTATGGAGGATCGGGAAGCTCAAGCGGTGGTCTAGGTGGTGGATATGGAGGATCAGGAAGCTCAAGCGGTGGTCTAGGAGGGGGATATGGTGGATCCAGTAGTTCAAGCGGTGGCCTAGGAGGTGGATATGGAGGATCTGGTGGTTCTAGCGGTGGCCTAGGAGGTGGATATGGAGGATCGGGAAGCTCAAGCGGTGGTCTAGGTGGTGGATATGGAGGATCAGGAAGCTCTAGCGGTGGTCTAGGAGGGGGATATGGTGGATCTGGTGGTTCTAGCGGTGGCCTAGGAGGTGGATATGGAGGATCGGGAAGCTCAAGCGGTGGTCTAGGGGGTGGATATGGTGGATCCGGTGGTTCAAGTGGTGGCCTAGGTGGTGGATATGGAGGATCAGGAAGCTCAAGTGGTGGTCTAGGAGGTGGATATGGTGGATCCGGTGGTTCAAGTGGTGGCCTAGGAGGTGGATATGGAGGATTAGGAAGTTCAAGTGGTGGTCTAGGAAGTGGATATGGTGGATCCGGTGGATCAAGTGGTAGTACTGGAGGAGGATATGGTGGATCAGGGGGTATTAGTGGAAGTGGTTTAGGAGGTGGATATGGTGGATCCGGTGGTTCAAGTGGTGGCCTAGGAGGTGGATATGGAGGATTAGGAAGTTCAAGCGGTAGTCTAGGAGGTGGATATGGTGGATCTGGTGGTTCAAGTGGTGGCCTAG GAGGAGGTTATGGAGGATCTGGTGGTTCAAGTAGTGGCTTAGGTGGATCTTATGGTAGTAATCGTAATGGTTTAGGAAGTGGGTCatcttattaa
- the LOC114122723 gene encoding uncharacterized protein LOC114122723 isoform X12, which produces MNRALILLLSIAFVVAESPYGGGSGNSNGNGRNGGYGGKGQYGGGNGGGVGSSSASPFFSGANQYGSQSGLSGAANNRYPSFGSKFGSNKGSYGGSNSRNNGRYGSGSTNGYGSGSSGSLGGTGRSTGGYGGGSSGSYGNGSPSSYGSGSSGSLGSSAGSLYGSGSSGGFGSGSSGSYGGGASGGFGSGSGSYGGGSSGGFGSGSGSYGGGSSGGFGSGSGSYGGGSSGGFGSGSGSYGGGSSGGIGSGSSGSYGGGSSGGFGSGSSGNYGSGGGGLGGGSLGSNDGYGAGGSGSYDQLGGANGNGLGGSGNDPLSEPANYEFSYEVNAPESGAIFGHKESRQGDEATGVYHVLLPDGRTQIVEYEADEDGYKPKITYTDPVGGYAGDRQSGNGGFGGSGNFGGNSGNSGGLYNNVNGGGSNGASYGGSSGNRYGGSGSSLGGGYGGSGGSSGGLGGGLGGGYGGSGSSSGGLGGGYGGSGGSSGGLGSGLGGGYGGSGSSSGGLGGGYGGSGSSSGGLGGGYGGSSSSSGGLGGGYGGSGGSSGGLGGGYGGSGSSSGGLGGGYGGSGSSSGGLGGGYGGSGGSSGGLGGGYGGSGSSSGGLGGGYGGSGGSSGGLGGGYGGSGSSSGGLGGGYGGSGGSSGGLGGGYGGSGGSSGGLGGGYGGLGSSSGSLGGGYGGSGGSSGGLGGGYGGSGSSSGGLGGGYGGSSGSNGGLGGGYGGSGGSSSGLGGSYGSNRNGLGSGSSY; this is translated from the exons cGAGCACTAATATTGCTTCTATCAATTGCTTTTGTTGTTGCTGAATCACCATATGGTGGTGGGAGTGGCAATAGCAATGGAAATGGTAGAAATGGAGGATACGGAGGCAAAGGACAATATGGTGGAGGAAATGGCGGTGGAGTAGGATCATCATCAGCCAGTCCGTTTTTCAGTGGTGCTAATCAATATGGATCTCAATCTGGTTTATCGGGAGCAGCCAATAATCGGTATCCTTCATTTGGATCTAAATTTGGAAGTAACAAAGGAAGCTATGGAGGATCTAATTCACGGAACAATGGTCGATATGGTAGTGGATCGACAAATGGTTATGGAAGTGGTTCATCAGGTAGTCTAGGTGGCACTGGAAGATCAACTGGAGGTTATGGAGGTGGATCTTCAGGAAGTTATGGGAATGGATCACCTAGTAGTTATGGAAGTGGTTCTTCAGGTAGTTTAGGCAGTTCTGCAGGATCGCTTTATGGATCCGGCTCTTCGGGAGGATTCGGCAGTGGATCATCTGGAAGCTACGGAGGAGGAGCTTCAGGAGGCTTCGGCAGTGGATCAGGAAGCTACGGAGGAGGATCTTCGGGTGGCTTCGGCAGTGGATCAGGAAGCTACGGAGGAGGATCTTCAGGAGGCTTCGGCAGTGGATCAGGAAGCTACGGAGGAGGATCTTCGGGTGGCTTCGGCAGTGGATCAGGAAGCTACGGAGGAGGATCTTCAGGTGGCATCGGCAGTGGATCATCAGGAAGCTACGGAGGAGGGTCTTCGGGAGGCTTCGGCAGTGGATCATCTGGAAATTATGGAAGTGGTGGTGGAGGACTTGGTGGAGGATCCTTGGGCAGTAATGATGGTTATGGAGCCGGAGGTTCTGGATCATATGACCAACTTGGAGGAGCCAATGGTAATGGACTTGGTGGATCAGGAAACGATCCTCTTTcg gaACCAGCCAACTATGAATTTTCTTATGAAGTTAATGCGCCGGAATCTGGTGCTATTTTTGGTCATAAAGAAAGTCGTCAAGGTGATGAAGCTACTGGAGTGTATCATGTACTATTACCTGATGGTCGAACACAAATTGTTGAATACGAAGCTGATGAAGATGGATACAAACCTAAAATTACATACACTGACCCAGTAGGAGGATATGCCGGTGATCGTCAATCTGGAAATGGAGGCTTTGGTGGTTCAGGAAATTTTGGAGGAAATAGTGGTAATTCGGGAggtttatacaataatgttaatGGCGGGGGATCTAATGGTGCTTCATATGGTGGATCAAGTGGTAATAGATATGGTGGATCTGGAAGTAGTTTAGGAGGTGGATATGGTGGATCCGGTGGTTCAAGTGGTGGTCTAGGAGGTGGCCTAGGAGGAGGTTATGGAGGATCAGGAAGTTCAAGCGGTGGACTTGGAGGTGGGTATGGTGGATCTGGTGGTTCAAGCGGTGGCCTTGGAAGTGGCCTAGGAGGTGGTTATGGAGGATCGGGAAGCTCAAGCGGTGGTCTAGGTGGTGGATATGGAGGATCAGGAAGCTCAAGCGGTGGTCTAGGAGGGGGATATGGTGGATCCAGTAGTTCAAGCGGTGGCCTAGGAGGTGGATATGGAGGATCTGGTGGTTCTAGCGGTGGCCTAGGAGGTGGATATGGAGGATCGGGAAGCTCAAGCGGTGGTCTAGGTGGTGGATATGGAGGATCAGGAAGCTCTAGCGGTGGTCTAGGAGGGGGATATGGTGGATCTGGTGGTTCTAGCGGTGGCCTAGGAGGTGGATATGGAGGATCGGGAAGCTCAAGCGGTGGTCTAGGGGGTGGATATGGTGGATCCGGTGGTTCAAGTGGTGGCCTAGGTGGTGGATATGGAGGATCAGGAAGCTCAAGTGGTGGTCTAGGAGGTGGATATGGTGGATCCGGTGGTTCAAGTGGTGGCCTAGGAG GTGGATATGGTGGATCCGGTGGTTCAAGTGGTGGCCTAGGAGGTGGATATGGAGGATTAGGAAGTTCAAGCGGTAGTCTAGGAGGTGGATATGGTGGATCTGGTGGTTCAAGTGGTGGCCTAGGTGGTGGATATGGAGGATCAGGAAGCTCAAGCGGTGGTCTAGGAGGTGGATATGGTGGATCCAGTGGTTCAAATGGCGGTCTAGGAGGAGGTTATGGAGGATCTGGTGGTTCAAGTAGTGGCTTAGGTGGATCTTATGGTAGTAATCGTAATGGTTTAGGAAGTGGGTCatcttattaa
- the LOC114122723 gene encoding uncharacterized protein LOC114122723 isoform X15, whose product MNRALILLLSIAFVVAESPYGGGSGNSNGNGRNGGYGGKGQYGGGNGGGVGSSSASPFFSGANQYGSQSGLSGAANNRYPSFGSKFGSNKGSYGGSNSRNNGRYGSGSTNGYGSGSSGSLGGTGRSTGGYGGGSSGSYGNGSPSSYGSGSSGSLGSSAGSLYGSGSSGGFGSGSSGSYGGGASGGFGSGSGSYGGGSSGGFGSGSGSYGGGSSGGFGSGSGSYGGGSSGGFGSGSGSYGGGSSGGIGSGSSGSYGGGSSGGFGSGSSGNYGSGGGGLGGGSLGSNDGYGAGGSGSYDQLGGANGNGLGGSGNDPLSEPANYEFSYEVNAPESGAIFGHKESRQGDEATGVYHVLLPDGRTQIVEYEADEDGYKPKITYTDPVGGYAGDRQSGNGGFGGSGNFGGNSGNSGGLYNNVNGGGSNGASYGGSSGNRYGGSGSSLGGGYGGSGGSSGGLGGGLGGGYGGSGSSSGGLGGGYGGSGGSSGGLGSGLGGGYGGSGSSSGGLGGGYGGSGSSSGGLGGGYGGSSSSSGGLGGGYGGSGGSSGGLGGGYGGSGSSSGGLGGGYGGSGSSSGGLGGGYGGSGGSSGGLGGGYGGSGSSSGGLGGGYGGSGGSSGGLGGGYGGSGSSSGGLGGGYGGSGGSSGGLGGGYGGLGSSSGGLGSGYGGSGGSSGGLGGGYGGSGSSSGGLGGGYGGSSGSNGGLGGGYGGSGGSSSGLGGSYGSNRNGLGSGSSY is encoded by the exons cGAGCACTAATATTGCTTCTATCAATTGCTTTTGTTGTTGCTGAATCACCATATGGTGGTGGGAGTGGCAATAGCAATGGAAATGGTAGAAATGGAGGATACGGAGGCAAAGGACAATATGGTGGAGGAAATGGCGGTGGAGTAGGATCATCATCAGCCAGTCCGTTTTTCAGTGGTGCTAATCAATATGGATCTCAATCTGGTTTATCGGGAGCAGCCAATAATCGGTATCCTTCATTTGGATCTAAATTTGGAAGTAACAAAGGAAGCTATGGAGGATCTAATTCACGGAACAATGGTCGATATGGTAGTGGATCGACAAATGGTTATGGAAGTGGTTCATCAGGTAGTCTAGGTGGCACTGGAAGATCAACTGGAGGTTATGGAGGTGGATCTTCAGGAAGTTATGGGAATGGATCACCTAGTAGTTATGGAAGTGGTTCTTCAGGTAGTTTAGGCAGTTCTGCAGGATCGCTTTATGGATCCGGCTCTTCGGGAGGATTCGGCAGTGGATCATCTGGAAGCTACGGAGGAGGAGCTTCAGGAGGCTTCGGCAGTGGATCAGGAAGCTACGGAGGAGGATCTTCGGGTGGCTTCGGCAGTGGATCAGGAAGCTACGGAGGAGGATCTTCAGGAGGCTTCGGCAGTGGATCAGGAAGCTACGGAGGAGGATCTTCGGGTGGCTTCGGCAGTGGATCAGGAAGCTACGGAGGAGGATCTTCAGGTGGCATCGGCAGTGGATCATCAGGAAGCTACGGAGGAGGGTCTTCGGGAGGCTTCGGCAGTGGATCATCTGGAAATTATGGAAGTGGTGGTGGAGGACTTGGTGGAGGATCCTTGGGCAGTAATGATGGTTATGGAGCCGGAGGTTCTGGATCATATGACCAACTTGGAGGAGCCAATGGTAATGGACTTGGTGGATCAGGAAACGATCCTCTTTcg gaACCAGCCAACTATGAATTTTCTTATGAAGTTAATGCGCCGGAATCTGGTGCTATTTTTGGTCATAAAGAAAGTCGTCAAGGTGATGAAGCTACTGGAGTGTATCATGTACTATTACCTGATGGTCGAACACAAATTGTTGAATACGAAGCTGATGAAGATGGATACAAACCTAAAATTACATACACTGACCCAGTAGGAGGATATGCCGGTGATCGTCAATCTGGAAATGGAGGCTTTGGTGGTTCAGGAAATTTTGGAGGAAATAGTGGTAATTCGGGAggtttatacaataatgttaatGGCGGGGGATCTAATGGTGCTTCATATGGTGGATCAAGTGGTAATAGATATGGTGGATCTGGAAGTAGTTTAGGAGGTGGATATGGTGGATCCGGTGGTTCAAGTGGTGGTCTAGGAGGTGGCCTAGGAGGAGGTTATGGAGGATCAGGAAGTTCAAGCGGTGGACTTGGAGGTGGGTATGGTGGATCTGGTGGTTCAAGCGGTGGCCTTGGAAGTGGCCTAGGAGGTGGTTATGGAGGATCGGGAAGCTCAAGCGGTGGTCTAGGTGGTGGATATGGAGGATCAGGAAGCTCAAGCGGTGGTCTAGGAGGGGGATATGGTGGATCCAGTAGTTCAAGCGGTGGCCTAGGAGGTGGATATGGAGGATCTGGTGGTTCTAGCGGTGGCCTAGGAGGTGGATATGGAGGATCGGGAAGCTCAAGCGGTGGTCTAGGTGGTGGATATGGAGGATCAGGAAGCTCTAGCGGTGGTCTAGGAGGGGGATATGGTGGATCTGGTGGTTCTAGCGGTGGCCTAGGAGGTGGATATGGAGGATCGGGAAGCTCAAGCGGTGGTCTAGGGGGTGGATATGGTGGATCCGGTGGTTCAAGTGGTGGCCTAGGTGGTGGATATGGAGGATCAGGAAGCTCAAGTGGTGGTCTAGGAGGTGGATATGGTGGATCCGGTGGTTCAAGTGGTGGCCTAGGAGGTGGATATGGAGGATTAGGAAGTTCAAGTGGTGGTCTAGGAA GTGGATATGGTGGATCTGGTGGTTCAAGTGGTGGCCTAGGTGGTGGATATGGAGGATCAGGAAGCTCAAGCGGTGGTCTAGGAGGTGGATATGGTGGATCCAGTGGTTCAAATGGCGGTCTAGGAGGAGGTTATGGAGGATCTGGTGGTTCAAGTAGTGGCTTAGGTGGATCTTATGGTAGTAATCGTAATGGTTTAGGAAGTGGGTCatcttattaa